Proteins encoded within one genomic window of Bemisia tabaci chromosome 2, PGI_BMITA_v3:
- the LOC140224077 gene encoding uncharacterized protein isoform X1 yields the protein MTTDDDDQSVESTLEDQSETNDKLPASQPQQTSDSTMAAGAAPLPTFQKLKGQENWSTWKFQMFNFLNYDDLWDVTDPTQEGNDSLSNNSATKLKQRKASAKINLMIEPCCIVHVRNTETPSQAWQKLQKAYESSGLSRRLRLLRNLFNVRLENFPTMTDYISEVLNLSQQLNDISAPLDDEFIGVILLSGLTADFDAMVLALEYSQTKITSDLIKSKLLDHADKKVEENAQAFLTGKRPYKTIKCNYRGLLGHRTVNCRKKPKGNGESNTSTNNASASSSSHSNGKDSDIKTNQQHGKKKPKHSFFTALASFNFSCNEWFLDSGVSKQHMTCYREILTKFQTLPPECITTASNTVIKSQGQGVRHLTTVDYTPQQNGVAERVNRTLLEKARCMLFDANLPKSYWAEAVNHAAFLKNRSPSRAIPDHTPEEMWSGERTNLVNLKIFGYKAYCHLPKVKRNKLDAKSKIMIFVGFCENSKAYRLIDPQNPTVFSKARDVIFDETSFLNKDPSLNYNNEPQFFSSTSTDDSQTLSEQNDVASTSKQTPQSTKESQTKNKPITNESKIQIEQVTNLAENSNKMKSTSFEETADLTEEDEEDIS from the exons ATGACGACTGACGACGACGATCAATCAGTGGAATCAACTTTGGAGGATCAATCAGAAACTAACGACAAGCTGCCTGCATCACAGCCTCAGCAAACTTCTGACTCCACTATGGCTGCTGGAGCGGCTCCCTTGCCCACCTTCCAGAAACTCAAAGGTCAAGAAAATTGGTCAACTTGGAAGTTCCAGATGTTCAATTTCCTAAACTATGATGATCTCTGGGATGTAACAGATCCTACACAAGAAGGTAATGATTCACTTTCTAACAACTCAGCTACCAAACTGAAACAACGGAAGGCTTCAGCAAAGATTAATCTCATGATCGAACCATGTTGCATTGTGCATGTTCGCAATACTGAAACCCCCAGTCAAGCatggcaaaaacttcaaaaagccTATGAAAGCTCTGGTCTATCTCGTCGTTTAAGGTTGTTAAGAAACCTCTTCAATGttcgtcttgaaaatttccccaCTATGACGGATTATATTTCAGAAGTTTTAAATTTGTCTCAACAACTGAACGACATCAGTGCCCCACTCGATGATGAATTTATCGGTGTTATTCTTCTTAGTGGTTTAACTGCAGATTTTGATGCAATGGTCCTAGCTCTAGAGTATTCTCAGACTAAAATCACGTCTGACCTTATCAAGAGTAAGCTTCTAGACCATGCCGATAAGAAAGTAGAAGAAAATGCGCAAGCCTTCTTGACTGGTAAACGACCCTACAAAACTATTAAATGTAATTATCGTGGTTTATTAGGTCATCGCACTGTTAACTGCCGTAAGAAACCCAAAGGAAATGGTGAGTCAAACACATCCACTAACAATGCCTCAGCATCATCCTCATCTCACTCTAATGGCAAAGACTCAGACATAAAAACAAATCAACAACATGGGAAAAAGAAACCTAAACACTCTTTTTTCACAGCACTAGcatcttttaattttagttGTAATGAATGGTTTCTAGACTCTGGCGTCAGCAAGCAGCATATGACATGCTATCGTGAGATCCTCActaaatttcaaactttaccACCAGAATGTATCACTACTGCCAGTAACACGGTCATTAAATCACAAGGTCAAG GTGTTCGCCATTTAACTACTGTTGATTACACTCCTCAACAGAATGGAGTCGCAGAAAGGGTGAATCGCACGCTACTCGAAAAAGCCAGATGTATGCTGTTTGATGCAAATCTTCCAAAATCATATTGGGCAGAAGCAGTAAATCATGCTGCATTTCTCAAGAATCGATCTCCAAGCAGAGCAATTCCAGACCATACACCAGAAGAAATGTGGTCAGGTGAGCGCACAAATTTAgtgaatctcaaaatttttggctaCAAAGCATATTGTCACTTACCCAAAGTTAAAAGAAACAAACTAGATGCTAAAagtaaaatcatgatttttgttggtttttgcGAGAATAGTAAAGCCTATAGACTTATCGACCCGCAAAATCCTACAGTCTTTTCAAAAGCTAGAGACGTCATATTTGATGAaacctcatttttaaataaagatCCATCACTCAACTACAACAATGAACCGCAATTCTTTTCCAGCACATCTACAGATGATTCTCAAACACTCAGTGAACAAAATGATGTCGCATCTACAAGCAAACAGACACCACAATCTACAAAAGAATCTCAAACAAAGAATAAACCAATTACAAATgaatcaaaaatacaaattgaacAAGTTACAAATTTGgcagaaaattcaaacaaaatgaaATCTACATCTTTTGAAGAAACTGCTGATCTCacagaagaagatgaagaagatatCAGTTAA
- the LOC140224077 gene encoding uncharacterized protein isoform X2, whose protein sequence is MTTDDDDQSVESTLEDQSETNDKLPASQPQQTSDSTMAAGAAPLPTFQKLKGQENWSTWKFQMFNFLNYDDLWDVTDPTQEGNDSLSNNSATKLKQRKASAKINLMIEPCCIVHVRNTETPSQAWQKLQKAYESSGLSRRLRLLRNLFNVRLENFPTMTDYISEVLNLSQQLNDISAPLDDEFIGVILLSGLTADFDAMVLALEYSQTKITSDLIKSKLLDHADKKVEENAQAFLTGKRPYKTIKCNYRGLLGHRTVNCRKKPKGNGESNTSTNNASASSSSHSNGKDSDIKTNQQHGKKKPKHSFFTALASFNFSCNEWFLDSGVSKQHMTCYREILTKFQTLPPECITTASNTVIKSQGQGVRHLTTVDYTPQQNGVAERVNRTLLEKARCMLFDANLPKSYWAEAVNHAAFLKNRSPSRAIPDHTPEEMWSAHLQMILKHSVNKMMSHLQANRHHNLQKNLKQRINQLQMNQKYKLNKLQIWQKIQTK, encoded by the exons ATGACGACTGACGACGACGATCAATCAGTGGAATCAACTTTGGAGGATCAATCAGAAACTAACGACAAGCTGCCTGCATCACAGCCTCAGCAAACTTCTGACTCCACTATGGCTGCTGGAGCGGCTCCCTTGCCCACCTTCCAGAAACTCAAAGGTCAAGAAAATTGGTCAACTTGGAAGTTCCAGATGTTCAATTTCCTAAACTATGATGATCTCTGGGATGTAACAGATCCTACACAAGAAGGTAATGATTCACTTTCTAACAACTCAGCTACCAAACTGAAACAACGGAAGGCTTCAGCAAAGATTAATCTCATGATCGAACCATGTTGCATTGTGCATGTTCGCAATACTGAAACCCCCAGTCAAGCatggcaaaaacttcaaaaagccTATGAAAGCTCTGGTCTATCTCGTCGTTTAAGGTTGTTAAGAAACCTCTTCAATGttcgtcttgaaaatttccccaCTATGACGGATTATATTTCAGAAGTTTTAAATTTGTCTCAACAACTGAACGACATCAGTGCCCCACTCGATGATGAATTTATCGGTGTTATTCTTCTTAGTGGTTTAACTGCAGATTTTGATGCAATGGTCCTAGCTCTAGAGTATTCTCAGACTAAAATCACGTCTGACCTTATCAAGAGTAAGCTTCTAGACCATGCCGATAAGAAAGTAGAAGAAAATGCGCAAGCCTTCTTGACTGGTAAACGACCCTACAAAACTATTAAATGTAATTATCGTGGTTTATTAGGTCATCGCACTGTTAACTGCCGTAAGAAACCCAAAGGAAATGGTGAGTCAAACACATCCACTAACAATGCCTCAGCATCATCCTCATCTCACTCTAATGGCAAAGACTCAGACATAAAAACAAATCAACAACATGGGAAAAAGAAACCTAAACACTCTTTTTTCACAGCACTAGcatcttttaattttagttGTAATGAATGGTTTCTAGACTCTGGCGTCAGCAAGCAGCATATGACATGCTATCGTGAGATCCTCActaaatttcaaactttaccACCAGAATGTATCACTACTGCCAGTAACACGGTCATTAAATCACAAGGTCAAG GTGTTCGCCATTTAACTACTGTTGATTACACTCCTCAACAGAATGGAGTCGCAGAAAGGGTGAATCGCACGCTACTCGAAAAAGCCAGATGTATGCTGTTTGATGCAAATCTTCCAAAATCATATTGGGCAGAAGCAGTAAATCATGCTGCATTTCTCAAGAATCGATCTCCAAGCAGAGCAATTCCAGACCATACACCAGAAGAAATGTGGTCAG CACATCTACAGATGATTCTCAAACACTCAGTGAACAAAATGATGTCGCATCTACAAGCAAACAGACACCACAATCTACAAAAGAATCTCAAACAAAGAATAAACCAATTACAAATgaatcaaaaatacaaattgaacAAGTTACAAATTTGgcagaaaattcaaacaaaatga